A stretch of Aphelocoma coerulescens isolate FSJ_1873_10779 chromosome 1A, UR_Acoe_1.0, whole genome shotgun sequence DNA encodes these proteins:
- the LOC138104442 gene encoding thyroid hormone receptor alpha-like isoform X8 yields the protein MEQKPSTLDPLLEPEDTRWLDGKRKRKSSQCLVKSSMSGYIPSYLDKDEQCVVCGDKAASYHYRCIACEGCKVTWGRGLGGLSSAHWVTPPCPPQGFFRRTIQKNLHPTYSCVIDKITRNQCQLCCFKKCISVGMAMDLVLDDSKQVAKRKLIEENREWQQKEEMIKSLQHRPSAEEWELIRLVTEAHRSTNAQGSHWKQKRKFLT from the exons ATGGAACAGAAGCCCAGCACCCTGGACCCGCTGTTGGAGCCAGAGGACACCCG GTGGCTGGATGGGAAGCGCAAAAGAAAGAGCAGCCAATGTTTGGTGAAGAGCAGCATGTCAG GGTACATCCCTAGTTACCTGGACAAAGATGAACAGTGCGTGGTGTGCGGGGACAAGGCCGCCAGCTACCACTACCGCTGCATCGCCTGTGAGGGCTGCAAGGTGACTTGGGGCAGGGGGCTAGGGgggctcagcagtgctcactgGGTCACTCCCCCATGCCCTCCCCAGGGATTTTTCCGTCGGACCATCCAGAAGAACCTGCACCCCACCTACTCCTGTGTCATCGACAAGATCACCCGCAaccagtgccagctctgctgcttcaagAAGTGCATCTCCGTGGGCATGGCCATGGACT TGGTGCTGGATGACTCGAAGCAGGTAGCCAAGCGGAAGCTGATCGAGGAGAACCGGGAgtggcagcagaaggaggagatgATCAAGTCCCTGCAGCAtcgccccagcgccgaggagtgGGAGCTGATCCGCCTTGTGACAGAAGCCCACCGCAGCACCAAtgcccagggcagccactgGAAGCAGAAGCGGAAATTCCTG ACCTGA
- the LOC138104442 gene encoding thyroid hormone receptor alpha-like isoform X9 — MEQKPSTLDPLLEPEDTRWLDGKRKRKSSQCLVKSSMSGYIPSYLDKDEQCVVCGDKAASYHYRCIACEGCKGFFRRTIQKNLHPTYSCVIDKITRNQCQLCCFKKCISVGMAMDLVLDDSKQVAKRKLIEENREWQQKEEMIKSLQHRPSAEEWELIRLVTEAHRSTNAQGSHWKQKRKFLT; from the exons ATGGAACAGAAGCCCAGCACCCTGGACCCGCTGTTGGAGCCAGAGGACACCCG GTGGCTGGATGGGAAGCGCAAAAGAAAGAGCAGCCAATGTTTGGTGAAGAGCAGCATGTCAG GGTACATCCCTAGTTACCTGGACAAAGATGAACAGTGCGTGGTGTGCGGGGACAAGGCCGCCAGCTACCACTACCGCTGCATCGCCTGTGAGGGCTGCAAG GGATTTTTCCGTCGGACCATCCAGAAGAACCTGCACCCCACCTACTCCTGTGTCATCGACAAGATCACCCGCAaccagtgccagctctgctgcttcaagAAGTGCATCTCCGTGGGCATGGCCATGGACT TGGTGCTGGATGACTCGAAGCAGGTAGCCAAGCGGAAGCTGATCGAGGAGAACCGGGAgtggcagcagaaggaggagatgATCAAGTCCCTGCAGCAtcgccccagcgccgaggagtgGGAGCTGATCCGCCTTGTGACAGAAGCCCACCGCAGCACCAAtgcccagggcagccactgGAAGCAGAAGCGGAAATTCCTG ACCTGA
- the LOC138104442 gene encoding thyroid hormone receptor alpha-like isoform X3: MEQKPSTLDPLLEPEDTRWLDGKRKRKSSQCLVKSSMSGYIPSYLDKDEQCVVCGDKAASYHYRCIACEGCKGFFRRTIQKNLHPTYSCVIDKITRNQCQLCCFKKCISVGMAMDCSQAEADRGEPGVAAEGGDDQVPAASPQRRGVGADPPCDRSPPQHQCPGQPLEAEAEIPDLTGLICVEKIEKCQEMYLLAFEHYINYRKHNIPRFWPKLLMKEGKPGAPVCQVQRMSCPGAGGGRGSPGAGPPPGTECRRCRGSRGFSGPLAPWNGASPERVPVMGAGEHVWLEWKKTQPRPPRLFASGLCCCCLSHAFKYRRGRLLEAVFRGFCTLYLWCSFLSGCTVGLFGQKVPLKPQGSFQPCILLFGRSRVGEDFVLLPY, translated from the exons ATGGAACAGAAGCCCAGCACCCTGGACCCGCTGTTGGAGCCAGAGGACACCCG GTGGCTGGATGGGAAGCGCAAAAGAAAGAGCAGCCAATGTTTGGTGAAGAGCAGCATGTCAG GGTACATCCCTAGTTACCTGGACAAAGATGAACAGTGCGTGGTGTGCGGGGACAAGGCCGCCAGCTACCACTACCGCTGCATCGCCTGTGAGGGCTGCAAG GGATTTTTCCGTCGGACCATCCAGAAGAACCTGCACCCCACCTACTCCTGTGTCATCGACAAGATCACCCGCAaccagtgccagctctgctgcttcaagAAGTGCATCTCCGTGGGCATGGCCATGGACT GTAGCCAAGCGGAAGCTGATCGAGGAGAACCGGGAgtggcagcagaaggaggagatgATCAAGTCCCTGCAGCAtcgccccagcgccgaggagtgGGAGCTGATCCGCCTTGTGACAGAAGCCCACCGCAGCACCAAtgcccagggcagccactgGAAGCAGAAGCGGAAATTCCTG ACCTGACGGGGCTGATCTGTGTCGAGAAGATTGAGAAGTGCCAGGAGATGTATCTGCTGGCCTTTGAGCACTATATCAACTACCGCAAACACAACATTCCCCGCTTCTGGCCCAAGCTGCTGATGAAG gaaggaaagcccGGTGCCCCAGTGTGTCAGGTGCAGAGGATGAGCTGTCCaggtgccgggggcgggcggggctctcccggcgcggggccgcccccgggcACCGAGTGCCGCCGGTGCCGTGGGTCGCGTGGCTTCTCCGGTCCCCTCGCACCGTGGAACGGCGCCAGCCCGGAGCGAGTCCCGGTAATGGGCGCTGGGGAACACGTGTGgcttgaatggaaaaaaacccaaccccgacCTCCCAGGCTTTTTGCCTCGGGGCTTTGTTGCTGTTGCCTGAGCCACGCCTTTAAATACCGACGAGGGCGCCTGCTGGAAGCGGTGTTCCGTGGTTTTTGTACTCTCTATTTGTGGTGTTCATTTTTATCTGGATGCACAGTTGGGCTTTTTGGGCAGAAGGTGCCCCTCAAACCACAAGGCTCGTTTCAACCTTGTATTCTATTGTTTGGACGATCCAGGGTGGGTGAGGACTTTGTCTTGTTACCGTACTAG
- the LOC138104442 gene encoding thyroid hormone receptor alpha-like isoform X4 codes for MEQKPSTLDPLLEPEDTRWLDGKRKRKSSQCLVKSSMSGYIPSYLDKDEQCVVCGDKAASYHYRCIACEGCKVTWGRGLGGLSSAHWVTPPCPPQGFFRRTIQKNLHPTYSCVIDKITRNQCQLCCFKKCISVGMAMDCSQAEADRGEPGVAAEGGDDQVPAASPQRRGVGADPPCDRSPPQHQCPGQPLEAEAEIPDLTGLICVEKIEKCQEMYLLAFEHYINYRKHNIPRFWPKLLMKPWRTCAAITGQGSGGAQAAALQEIRDLLPTAETASKCNSQNSLLRP; via the exons ATGGAACAGAAGCCCAGCACCCTGGACCCGCTGTTGGAGCCAGAGGACACCCG GTGGCTGGATGGGAAGCGCAAAAGAAAGAGCAGCCAATGTTTGGTGAAGAGCAGCATGTCAG GGTACATCCCTAGTTACCTGGACAAAGATGAACAGTGCGTGGTGTGCGGGGACAAGGCCGCCAGCTACCACTACCGCTGCATCGCCTGTGAGGGCTGCAAGGTGACTTGGGGCAGGGGGCTAGGGgggctcagcagtgctcactgGGTCACTCCCCCATGCCCTCCCCAGGGATTTTTCCGTCGGACCATCCAGAAGAACCTGCACCCCACCTACTCCTGTGTCATCGACAAGATCACCCGCAaccagtgccagctctgctgcttcaagAAGTGCATCTCCGTGGGCATGGCCATGGACT GTAGCCAAGCGGAAGCTGATCGAGGAGAACCGGGAgtggcagcagaaggaggagatgATCAAGTCCCTGCAGCAtcgccccagcgccgaggagtgGGAGCTGATCCGCCTTGTGACAGAAGCCCACCGCAGCACCAAtgcccagggcagccactgGAAGCAGAAGCGGAAATTCCTG ACCTGACGGGGCTGATCTGTGTCGAGAAGATTGAGAAGTGCCAGGAGATGTATCTGCTGGCCTTTGAGCACTATATCAACTACCGCAAACACAACATTCCCCGCTTCTGGCCCAAGCTGCTGATGAAG CCATGGAGGACCTGTGCAGCCATAACTGGCCAAGGTAGTGGGGGAGcacaagc
- the LOC138104442 gene encoding thyroid hormone receptor alpha-like isoform X5, giving the protein MEQKPSTLDPLLEPEDTRWLDGKRKRKSSQCLVKSSMSGYIPSYLDKDEQCVVCGDKAASYHYRCIACEGCKVTWGRGLGGLSSAHWVTPPCPPQGFFRRTIQKNLHPTYSCVIDKITRNQCQLCCFKKCISVGMAMDCSQAEADRGEPGVAAEGGDDQVPAASPQRRGVGADPPCDRSPPQHQCPGQPLEAEAEIPDLTGLICVEKIEKCQEMYLLAFEHYINYRKHNIPRFWPKLLMKPWRTCAAITGQGSGGAQAAALQEIRDLLPTAETARPK; this is encoded by the exons ATGGAACAGAAGCCCAGCACCCTGGACCCGCTGTTGGAGCCAGAGGACACCCG GTGGCTGGATGGGAAGCGCAAAAGAAAGAGCAGCCAATGTTTGGTGAAGAGCAGCATGTCAG GGTACATCCCTAGTTACCTGGACAAAGATGAACAGTGCGTGGTGTGCGGGGACAAGGCCGCCAGCTACCACTACCGCTGCATCGCCTGTGAGGGCTGCAAGGTGACTTGGGGCAGGGGGCTAGGGgggctcagcagtgctcactgGGTCACTCCCCCATGCCCTCCCCAGGGATTTTTCCGTCGGACCATCCAGAAGAACCTGCACCCCACCTACTCCTGTGTCATCGACAAGATCACCCGCAaccagtgccagctctgctgcttcaagAAGTGCATCTCCGTGGGCATGGCCATGGACT GTAGCCAAGCGGAAGCTGATCGAGGAGAACCGGGAgtggcagcagaaggaggagatgATCAAGTCCCTGCAGCAtcgccccagcgccgaggagtgGGAGCTGATCCGCCTTGTGACAGAAGCCCACCGCAGCACCAAtgcccagggcagccactgGAAGCAGAAGCGGAAATTCCTG ACCTGACGGGGCTGATCTGTGTCGAGAAGATTGAGAAGTGCCAGGAGATGTATCTGCTGGCCTTTGAGCACTATATCAACTACCGCAAACACAACATTCCCCGCTTCTGGCCCAAGCTGCTGATGAAG CCATGGAGGACCTGTGCAGCCATAACTGGCCAAGGTAGTGGGGGAGcacaagc
- the LOC138104442 gene encoding thyroid hormone receptor alpha-like isoform X1, producing MEQKPSTLDPLLEPEDTRWLDGKRKRKSSQCLVKSSMSGYIPSYLDKDEQCVVCGDKAASYHYRCIACEGCKVTWGRGLGGLSSAHWVTPPCPPQGFFRRTIQKNLHPTYSCVIDKITRNQCQLCCFKKCISVGMAMDCSQAEADRGEPGVAAEGGDDQVPAASPQRRGVGADPPCDRSPPQHQCPGQPLEAEAEIPDLTGLICVEKIEKCQEMYLLAFEHYINYRKHNIPRFWPKLLMKEGKPGAPVCQVQRMSCPGAGGGRGSPGAGPPPGTECRRCRGSRGFSGPLAPWNGASPERVPVMGAGEHVWLEWKKTQPRPPRLFASGLCCCCLSHAFKYRRGRLLEAVFRGFCTLYLWCSFLSGCTVGLFGQKVPLKPQGSFQPCILLFGRSRVGEDFVLLPY from the exons ATGGAACAGAAGCCCAGCACCCTGGACCCGCTGTTGGAGCCAGAGGACACCCG GTGGCTGGATGGGAAGCGCAAAAGAAAGAGCAGCCAATGTTTGGTGAAGAGCAGCATGTCAG GGTACATCCCTAGTTACCTGGACAAAGATGAACAGTGCGTGGTGTGCGGGGACAAGGCCGCCAGCTACCACTACCGCTGCATCGCCTGTGAGGGCTGCAAGGTGACTTGGGGCAGGGGGCTAGGGgggctcagcagtgctcactgGGTCACTCCCCCATGCCCTCCCCAGGGATTTTTCCGTCGGACCATCCAGAAGAACCTGCACCCCACCTACTCCTGTGTCATCGACAAGATCACCCGCAaccagtgccagctctgctgcttcaagAAGTGCATCTCCGTGGGCATGGCCATGGACT GTAGCCAAGCGGAAGCTGATCGAGGAGAACCGGGAgtggcagcagaaggaggagatgATCAAGTCCCTGCAGCAtcgccccagcgccgaggagtgGGAGCTGATCCGCCTTGTGACAGAAGCCCACCGCAGCACCAAtgcccagggcagccactgGAAGCAGAAGCGGAAATTCCTG ACCTGACGGGGCTGATCTGTGTCGAGAAGATTGAGAAGTGCCAGGAGATGTATCTGCTGGCCTTTGAGCACTATATCAACTACCGCAAACACAACATTCCCCGCTTCTGGCCCAAGCTGCTGATGAAG gaaggaaagcccGGTGCCCCAGTGTGTCAGGTGCAGAGGATGAGCTGTCCaggtgccgggggcgggcggggctctcccggcgcggggccgcccccgggcACCGAGTGCCGCCGGTGCCGTGGGTCGCGTGGCTTCTCCGGTCCCCTCGCACCGTGGAACGGCGCCAGCCCGGAGCGAGTCCCGGTAATGGGCGCTGGGGAACACGTGTGgcttgaatggaaaaaaacccaaccccgacCTCCCAGGCTTTTTGCCTCGGGGCTTTGTTGCTGTTGCCTGAGCCACGCCTTTAAATACCGACGAGGGCGCCTGCTGGAAGCGGTGTTCCGTGGTTTTTGTACTCTCTATTTGTGGTGTTCATTTTTATCTGGATGCACAGTTGGGCTTTTTGGGCAGAAGGTGCCCCTCAAACCACAAGGCTCGTTTCAACCTTGTATTCTATTGTTTGGACGATCCAGGGTGGGTGAGGACTTTGTCTTGTTACCGTACTAG
- the LOC138104442 gene encoding thyroid hormone receptor alpha-like isoform X6, translating to MEQKPSTLDPLLEPEDTRWLDGKRKRKSSQCLVKSSMSGYIPSYLDKDEQCVVCGDKAASYHYRCIACEGCKVTWGRGLGGLSSAHWVTPPCPPQGFFRRTIQKNLHPTYSCVIDKITRNQCQLCCFKKCISVGMAMDCSQAEADRGEPGVAAEGGDDQVPAASPQRRGVGADPPCDRSPPQHQCPGQPLEAEAEIPDLTGLICVEKIEKCQEMYLLAFEHYINYRKHNIPRFWPKLLMKFVFCSALVPAQHSRCCR from the exons ATGGAACAGAAGCCCAGCACCCTGGACCCGCTGTTGGAGCCAGAGGACACCCG GTGGCTGGATGGGAAGCGCAAAAGAAAGAGCAGCCAATGTTTGGTGAAGAGCAGCATGTCAG GGTACATCCCTAGTTACCTGGACAAAGATGAACAGTGCGTGGTGTGCGGGGACAAGGCCGCCAGCTACCACTACCGCTGCATCGCCTGTGAGGGCTGCAAGGTGACTTGGGGCAGGGGGCTAGGGgggctcagcagtgctcactgGGTCACTCCCCCATGCCCTCCCCAGGGATTTTTCCGTCGGACCATCCAGAAGAACCTGCACCCCACCTACTCCTGTGTCATCGACAAGATCACCCGCAaccagtgccagctctgctgcttcaagAAGTGCATCTCCGTGGGCATGGCCATGGACT GTAGCCAAGCGGAAGCTGATCGAGGAGAACCGGGAgtggcagcagaaggaggagatgATCAAGTCCCTGCAGCAtcgccccagcgccgaggagtgGGAGCTGATCCGCCTTGTGACAGAAGCCCACCGCAGCACCAAtgcccagggcagccactgGAAGCAGAAGCGGAAATTCCTG ACCTGACGGGGCTGATCTGTGTCGAGAAGATTGAGAAGTGCCAGGAGATGTATCTGCTGGCCTTTGAGCACTATATCAACTACCGCAAACACAACATTCCCCGCTTCTGGCCCAAGCTGCTGATGAAG tttgttttctgcagtgccCTCGTGCCTGCGCAGCACTCGCGATGCTGCCGTTGA
- the LOC138104442 gene encoding thyroid hormone receptor alpha-like isoform X7 — protein MEQKPSTLDPLLEPEDTRWLDGKRKRKSSQCLVKSSMSGYIPSYLDKDEQCVVCGDKAASYHYRCIACEGCKVTWGRGLGGLSSAHWVTPPCPPQGFFRRTIQKNLHPTYSCVIDKITRNQCQLCCFKKCISVGMAMDCSQAEADRGEPGVAAEGGDDQVPAASPQRRGVGADPPCDRSPPQHQCPGQPLEAEAEIPDLTGLICVEKIEKCQEMYLLAFEHYINYRKHNIPRFWPKLLMKVCKTGLS, from the exons ATGGAACAGAAGCCCAGCACCCTGGACCCGCTGTTGGAGCCAGAGGACACCCG GTGGCTGGATGGGAAGCGCAAAAGAAAGAGCAGCCAATGTTTGGTGAAGAGCAGCATGTCAG GGTACATCCCTAGTTACCTGGACAAAGATGAACAGTGCGTGGTGTGCGGGGACAAGGCCGCCAGCTACCACTACCGCTGCATCGCCTGTGAGGGCTGCAAGGTGACTTGGGGCAGGGGGCTAGGGgggctcagcagtgctcactgGGTCACTCCCCCATGCCCTCCCCAGGGATTTTTCCGTCGGACCATCCAGAAGAACCTGCACCCCACCTACTCCTGTGTCATCGACAAGATCACCCGCAaccagtgccagctctgctgcttcaagAAGTGCATCTCCGTGGGCATGGCCATGGACT GTAGCCAAGCGGAAGCTGATCGAGGAGAACCGGGAgtggcagcagaaggaggagatgATCAAGTCCCTGCAGCAtcgccccagcgccgaggagtgGGAGCTGATCCGCCTTGTGACAGAAGCCCACCGCAGCACCAAtgcccagggcagccactgGAAGCAGAAGCGGAAATTCCTG ACCTGACGGGGCTGATCTGTGTCGAGAAGATTGAGAAGTGCCAGGAGATGTATCTGCTGGCCTTTGAGCACTATATCAACTACCGCAAACACAACATTCCCCGCTTCTGGCCCAAGCTGCTGATGAAG
- the LOC138104442 gene encoding uncharacterized protein isoform X2: MWGVWEGPCYRVFQGSLTWGALRVPVMGIPVMEHPMSPRCGGPCSGVPWGSLTWGSPQGTSLVTWTKMNSAWCAGTRPPATTTAASPGFFRRTIQKNLHPTYSCVIDKITRNQCQLCCFKKCISVGMAMDCSQAEADRGEPGVAAEGGDDQVPAASPQRRGVGADPPCDRSPPQHQCPGQPLEAEAEIPDLTGLICVEKIEKCQEMYLLAFEHYINYRKHNIPRFWPKLLMKEGKPGAPVCQVQRMSCPGAGGGRGSPGAGPPPGTECRRCRGSRGFSGPLAPWNGASPERVPVMGAGEHVWLEWKKTQPRPPRLFASGLCCCCLSHAFKYRRGRLLEAVFRGFCTLYLWCSFLSGCTVGLFGQKVPLKPQGSFQPCILLFGRSRVGEDFVLLPY; this comes from the exons ATGTGGGGTGTGTGGGAAGGTCCCTGCTACAGGGTGTTCCAGGGGTCCTTGACTTGGGGTGCCCTGAGGGTCCCTGTCATGGGAATCCCTGTCATGGAGCACCCCATGAGTCCCCGCTGCgggggtccctgctctggggtgccctgggggtccctgacctGGGGGTCCCCGCAGGGTACATCCCTAGTTACCTGGACAAAGATGAACAGTGCGTGGTGTGCGGGGACAAGGCCGCCAGCTACCACTACCGCTGCATCGCCT GGATTTTTCCGTCGGACCATCCAGAAGAACCTGCACCCCACCTACTCCTGTGTCATCGACAAGATCACCCGCAaccagtgccagctctgctgcttcaagAAGTGCATCTCCGTGGGCATGGCCATGGACT GTAGCCAAGCGGAAGCTGATCGAGGAGAACCGGGAgtggcagcagaaggaggagatgATCAAGTCCCTGCAGCAtcgccccagcgccgaggagtgGGAGCTGATCCGCCTTGTGACAGAAGCCCACCGCAGCACCAAtgcccagggcagccactgGAAGCAGAAGCGGAAATTCCTG ACCTGACGGGGCTGATCTGTGTCGAGAAGATTGAGAAGTGCCAGGAGATGTATCTGCTGGCCTTTGAGCACTATATCAACTACCGCAAACACAACATTCCCCGCTTCTGGCCCAAGCTGCTGATGAAG gaaggaaagcccGGTGCCCCAGTGTGTCAGGTGCAGAGGATGAGCTGTCCaggtgccgggggcgggcggggctctcccggcgcggggccgcccccgggcACCGAGTGCCGCCGGTGCCGTGGGTCGCGTGGCTTCTCCGGTCCCCTCGCACCGTGGAACGGCGCCAGCCCGGAGCGAGTCCCGGTAATGGGCGCTGGGGAACACGTGTGgcttgaatggaaaaaaacccaaccccgacCTCCCAGGCTTTTTGCCTCGGGGCTTTGTTGCTGTTGCCTGAGCCACGCCTTTAAATACCGACGAGGGCGCCTGCTGGAAGCGGTGTTCCGTGGTTTTTGTACTCTCTATTTGTGGTGTTCATTTTTATCTGGATGCACAGTTGGGCTTTTTGGGCAGAAGGTGCCCCTCAAACCACAAGGCTCGTTTCAACCTTGTATTCTATTGTTTGGACGATCCAGGGTGGGTGAGGACTTTGTCTTGTTACCGTACTAG